From a single Collibacillus ludicampi genomic region:
- a CDS encoding beta family protein, which translates to MLENLKYVPVLRFRTEERRAFGATAISDKMLPLVEIMQAQNRNRDTISDFRDEFSHLNTQVMLDFPLYLRIQNNTKAAVSQFILMLKANPLQRVQLYLDQRLMTMENLIPVVTYDPTIPYVAGILQQQENQLRPTYGTIAFRIFHQHHAQALNEIASCIRDGDIVLYDIDEQHHQNAVIRQTYPLIHQTLANVSIKTVLIRSAIPRDLYNTHLSHGSIVPQADNGLLTDYSQLGFDAFGDYVGIKKDDLTDGGRISPGFIFYSWQSNAYYGYNGIPGQLATFDTVITPSVVNSTVWNQFGATHRENCFGCNKIYRINNSIESGQNQAKWKGIAFGHYLYTMEEFL; encoded by the coding sequence ATGCTAGAGAACCTAAAATACGTCCCAGTATTACGATTTAGGACCGAAGAAAGACGAGCATTCGGCGCTACGGCTATAAGTGACAAAATGTTACCTCTAGTGGAAATAATGCAGGCTCAGAACCGTAATCGAGACACAATTTCAGATTTTAGAGACGAGTTTTCACATCTTAATACCCAGGTCATGTTAGACTTTCCCCTGTACCTACGGATCCAGAACAACACCAAGGCAGCCGTAAGTCAATTTATTCTAATGTTGAAGGCCAATCCTTTGCAAAGGGTACAGCTTTACCTTGACCAGCGCCTTATGACAATGGAAAACCTAATTCCCGTTGTCACATATGATCCAACAATTCCGTACGTGGCAGGCATACTGCAGCAACAAGAAAATCAACTACGACCTACTTATGGTACCATTGCATTTCGGATATTTCATCAGCATCACGCACAAGCATTAAATGAGATTGCTAGTTGTATTAGAGATGGAGACATTGTTTTATATGACATTGATGAGCAACATCATCAAAATGCAGTTATTCGCCAAACATATCCGTTGATTCATCAGACTTTAGCCAACGTATCGATAAAAACTGTTTTAATTAGATCAGCGATTCCTCGGGATCTTTATAATACACATCTCTCCCATGGTTCTATCGTTCCCCAAGCTGATAATGGTTTACTAACGGATTATTCTCAGTTAGGGTTTGATGCATTCGGCGATTACGTTGGAATCAAGAAAGACGATCTTACAGACGGTGGTCGAATAAGCCCTGGGTTTATTTTTTATTCTTGGCAATCAAATGCATATTACGGATATAACGGTATCCCTGGACAACTTGCAACTTTTGATACAGTCATTACACCTTCCGTAGTAAACTCTACTGTTTGGAACCAATTCGGAGCAACTCACCGAGAAAATTGTTTCGGCTGTAACAAAATTTATAGAATAAATAACAGTATAGAAAGCGGGCAGAATCAGGCCAAGTGGAAAGGAATTGCGTTCGGGCACTACCTCTACACCATGGAAGAGTTTTTGTAA
- a CDS encoding sce7726 family protein produces MQKDYVTIIENHFTPEELGSLTKIIYSAYQPLQLDVQVWELIKKVLPPDVYYEIEPLKKSVVGHKIVNDLVLKYYPGECTIKYYFIKNYLNRKDEVSTFEMNVGASRLDIGRINGKSYAYEIKTELDSLDKLDKQIQDYSQVFEYIYVVVHTKHLPKVSEQVPEYCGIVSFRNVGGAWKFHPRRKANKNENIDPVAQLNCLTSKELDQMMKLAGIKESLKGRETKEDILLNCLSTQKINHLFKTIIKKRFQKRWEHIERHFNLINPIDLQMFFRTEADPYWVYYKNSSMV; encoded by the coding sequence ATGCAAAAGGATTATGTGACCATCATTGAAAACCATTTTACGCCTGAAGAGCTTGGTTCGCTAACAAAAATCATTTACAGCGCTTACCAGCCTTTACAGTTAGATGTTCAGGTTTGGGAATTAATCAAAAAGGTATTGCCACCAGATGTATATTACGAAATCGAGCCTTTAAAAAAATCTGTAGTTGGACATAAGATCGTAAATGACCTGGTTCTCAAATATTATCCTGGGGAATGTACCATCAAGTATTACTTTATAAAAAATTATCTCAATAGAAAAGACGAGGTTAGTACTTTCGAGATGAACGTTGGAGCAAGTCGTTTAGATATTGGCAGAATAAATGGGAAATCTTACGCCTATGAGATAAAAACCGAGTTGGACTCGTTAGATAAACTGGATAAGCAGATACAGGATTACTCTCAGGTATTCGAATATATTTATGTCGTTGTACATACCAAGCATCTTCCCAAAGTTTCCGAACAAGTTCCGGAGTATTGCGGAATCGTCTCATTCCGGAATGTCGGAGGCGCGTGGAAATTTCATCCTAGGCGGAAGGCGAACAAAAACGAGAATATCGACCCAGTAGCACAATTAAATTGTCTTACATCTAAGGAGCTTGACCAGATGATGAAGCTCGCTGGTATTAAGGAGTCACTAAAGGGAAGGGAAACTAAGGAAGATATTTTGTTGAACTGTTTATCAACTCAAAAAATAAACCACCTTTTCAAAACCATTATCAAAAAGAGGTTTCAAAAAAGGTGGGAACATATCGAAAGACACTTTAATTTGATAAACCCAATTGATCTACAGATGTTCTTTAGAACAGAAGCGGATCCATATTGGGTTTATTACAAAAACTCTTCCATGGTGTAG
- a CDS encoding helix-turn-helix domain-containing protein encodes MSSQEIGALLRMCRERKGFSQSAIASQLYINRSTVSRIENGHEIPSIDLVMRWAEITDSREFIAMALVGNEAWKRMIAFETVFTQMKAMFTSIA; translated from the coding sequence GTGAGCTCGCAAGAGATCGGTGCGCTTTTGCGCATGTGTCGTGAAAGAAAAGGGTTCAGCCAAAGTGCAATTGCAAGTCAACTTTATATCAACCGTTCGACAGTTTCTCGGATAGAAAATGGTCACGAAATTCCATCCATCGATCTAGTGATGAGGTGGGCAGAAATAACAGATTCACGAGAGTTCATAGCTATGGCTCTCGTAGGAAATGAAGCGTGGAAACGAATGATCGCTTTCGAAACAGTCTTCACTCAAATGAAAGCAATGTTCACAAGCATCGCATAA
- a CDS encoding LexA family protein, which produces MDKPQYVAFMGSVPSLSTTFLEQIENPPDLVVKSYAPYRRFAVQIADDGMDSFGIEQGDFLIFREQRWPTNEGQICLVTFGDEVSIRILEYIYNPEVTLRVPGDKIPSLELAPTDFCVIGVLNGVIKEEFAELIYHEEEDFDWGC; this is translated from the coding sequence ATGGACAAGCCGCAGTATGTCGCATTCATGGGGAGTGTACCTTCACTCTCCACGACTTTTCTTGAACAGATCGAAAACCCGCCTGATCTTGTCGTGAAATCCTATGCACCCTACCGTAGATTCGCTGTGCAGATCGCCGATGACGGGATGGACTCGTTTGGTATAGAGCAAGGCGATTTCCTCATTTTCAGGGAACAGCGATGGCCGACAAATGAAGGTCAAATATGTCTCGTTACTTTTGGTGATGAAGTCTCGATCCGAATACTCGAGTACATCTATAACCCAGAAGTCACGTTACGTGTTCCTGGCGATAAAATTCCCTCTTTGGAGCTAGCACCGACAGACTTCTGTGTAATCGGTGTGTTGAATGGTGTCATCAAAGAGGAATTCGCTGAACTTATATATCATGAGGAGGAAGACTTCGATTGGGGATGTTGA
- a CDS encoding site-specific integrase has translation MKGSVFKRGSTWAYVVDLPRGEDGKRKQKKKGGFATKKEAEAALAKFIADVERGMYVEDAKITLGEYLEEWLKDKQANVRKSTFRSYAWLVNNHIIPHIGQIELTKLTPVHLQRLYTKLQQQEQPLSNRSILHAHLIIQEALDRALKWGMVARNVAKAIDPPRPKKVDFQVWNEEEVKRFLEVAKDDRYYVAFLLAITTGMRKGEILGLRWQDVDLEKGIISVRQTLSYTGKGSEFQAPKTDHGKRAIAIPPQVVEFLRKHKVKQAEEKLLAGPLYQDHDLVVATQVGTPVTARNLDRSWYKLRDEADVPKIRFHDLRHTHASLMLLQGIHPKVVSERLGHANIGITLDTYSHVLPGLQEAAATQFGEVLFGEKKVKKTVDKSSV, from the coding sequence ATGAAAGGATCTGTTTTCAAACGTGGAAGCACGTGGGCTTATGTTGTGGATTTGCCTCGCGGCGAGGATGGAAAGCGCAAACAAAAGAAAAAAGGCGGCTTCGCAACCAAGAAAGAAGCGGAAGCTGCACTCGCCAAGTTCATAGCCGATGTCGAACGAGGGATGTATGTTGAAGATGCAAAAATTACTCTTGGCGAGTATCTAGAAGAATGGCTAAAGGACAAGCAGGCCAACGTCCGAAAAAGTACGTTTCGTTCATATGCTTGGCTAGTGAATAACCACATCATTCCTCACATTGGCCAAATCGAACTGACTAAACTTACTCCAGTCCATCTGCAACGGCTATATACAAAACTTCAGCAGCAAGAACAACCTCTATCCAACCGATCAATATTACACGCACATCTGATTATCCAAGAAGCATTAGACAGAGCACTAAAATGGGGCATGGTGGCAAGGAACGTCGCAAAAGCGATCGATCCACCCCGCCCGAAAAAAGTAGATTTTCAAGTATGGAATGAGGAAGAAGTCAAACGATTCCTTGAAGTGGCAAAAGACGATCGTTACTATGTGGCTTTTCTTTTGGCTATTACAACCGGTATGCGGAAAGGGGAAATTCTGGGCCTGCGTTGGCAGGATGTTGACCTCGAAAAAGGTATCATATCGGTCCGGCAAACACTATCGTACACGGGTAAAGGTTCAGAGTTTCAAGCCCCCAAAACTGATCACGGTAAACGAGCTATCGCCATCCCGCCGCAGGTTGTAGAGTTTCTACGTAAGCACAAAGTAAAGCAGGCAGAAGAAAAACTATTGGCTGGCCCGTTGTATCAGGATCATGACCTCGTGGTGGCCACACAGGTCGGAACACCCGTGACCGCACGTAATTTGGATCGCTCTTGGTATAAGTTAAGAGATGAAGCGGACGTACCAAAAATTCGTTTTCACGATCTCCGACATACACATGCATCTCTTATGCTTCTGCAAGGCATCCATCCGAAGGTTGTCAGTGAACGTCTTGGTCACGCGAATATCGGAATCACATTGGATACTTACTCGCACGTTCTTCCTGGACTTCAAGAAGCAGCTGCTACGCAATTCGGAGAAGTACTGTTTGGTGAGAAAAAAGTCAAAAAAACTGTGGATAAATCATCAGTGTGA
- a CDS encoding helix-turn-helix domain-containing protein — protein MKYERLRLLRISRNISLQDMADALGLKTAGGYLRIESGENKLKAEHLPIIAKKFEVSLEELIAFLFEDQLDECSTSSNEQAVTSA, from the coding sequence TTGAAGTATGAACGGTTAAGACTGCTTAGGATCAGCAGAAATATCTCGCTTCAAGATATGGCGGATGCCTTAGGCTTAAAGACAGCAGGCGGTTATTTACGGATAGAGAGCGGTGAAAACAAACTAAAAGCAGAACATTTACCGATTATCGCGAAAAAATTTGAAGTGTCTTTAGAGGAGTTGATCGCATTTCTTTTTGAAGATCAACTTGATGAATGCTCAACTTCATCTAACGAACAAGCCGTTACATCGGCGTAG
- a CDS encoding D-alanyl-D-alanine carboxypeptidase family protein, whose product MKKWMNKWASVFLAVVLVATVTFTSSAPQARAADDLSIDAPAAYLIDAKTGQVLYAKNENAKRYPASTTKLMTLLLVEEAIAQGKAKLTDVVPVSQEAYNIGGSSAYLDPREKWTLEDMIKFICVPSANDADVAVADYLAGNEAEFVRKMNEKAKELGMTNTHFTDASGLHNPDHYTTAHDLSIVARELVTKYPQILKYTSIPKLVVRDGKNIFENTNKLLGNYDGLDGLKTGFTDQAGYNLVSTAERNGFRVIGVILGAANDDKRVSETRKLLDYAFNNFTEKQLYKKDQPLSQMAPVEKGKDKEVPVAPNTDVYVALPAGQANAKVDQKITFDSVTAPIKKGQKVGTLSLVYNGKVLNNVDLVATQDDDKGSWIRLFFRGIFEGITKTVKGWFK is encoded by the coding sequence ATGAAGAAATGGATGAATAAGTGGGCGAGTGTATTCTTGGCGGTCGTTCTCGTAGCGACTGTAACGTTTACCTCTTCCGCTCCACAGGCACGTGCCGCTGACGATCTCTCGATCGACGCACCTGCCGCTTATTTGATCGATGCCAAGACAGGACAAGTTCTCTATGCGAAAAATGAAAACGCGAAACGTTATCCGGCAAGTACGACCAAACTCATGACCTTGCTACTCGTGGAAGAGGCGATCGCACAAGGCAAAGCGAAATTGACCGATGTGGTGCCCGTTTCGCAAGAGGCTTACAACATCGGAGGATCGAGCGCTTATCTCGATCCGCGAGAAAAATGGACACTCGAAGATATGATCAAGTTTATTTGTGTCCCTTCCGCCAATGATGCGGATGTTGCCGTCGCTGATTATTTGGCAGGCAATGAAGCCGAATTTGTTAGAAAAATGAATGAAAAAGCAAAAGAACTCGGCATGACAAATACCCATTTCACCGATGCGAGCGGTTTGCACAACCCGGATCATTATACGACGGCTCATGATCTGTCGATCGTGGCGCGCGAATTGGTAACCAAATACCCGCAGATACTGAAATATACGAGTATCCCGAAACTGGTCGTCAGAGACGGTAAAAATATTTTTGAAAACACGAATAAACTACTGGGGAACTACGATGGGTTAGATGGTCTGAAAACAGGTTTCACTGACCAAGCCGGTTATAACCTGGTATCTACGGCAGAGCGTAACGGTTTTCGCGTGATCGGTGTCATTCTCGGCGCGGCCAATGACGATAAGCGCGTAAGTGAAACACGAAAGCTTCTGGATTACGCGTTCAACAATTTCACAGAAAAACAGCTCTACAAGAAAGATCAACCGCTATCGCAAATGGCTCCCGTTGAAAAAGGAAAAGATAAAGAAGTACCTGTGGCTCCCAATACGGACGTTTATGTCGCTTTACCTGCAGGGCAAGCAAACGCGAAAGTCGATCAAAAAATCACGTTTGACTCCGTTACTGCACCCATCAAGAAGGGACAAAAAGTTGGGACGCTCAGTCTGGTCTATAATGGGAAGGTTTTGAATAACGTTGATCTTGTAGCAACACAGGATGACGATAAAGGTTCGTGGATTCGTCTGTTTTTCCGAGGAATCTTCGAAGGAATCACGAAAACGGTGAAGGGATGGTTTAAGTAA
- a CDS encoding helix-turn-helix domain-containing protein translates to MSLGQRIKVKRKEKKLTQLDVARKLGIDNTTVSKWESDVYEPDADNLAKLANLLEVTTDYLLTGRTDPDKETVQDPIPPEEREFLEWVKNNLEGTFFYDFSRAPEEQKRDMMKSLRIIWELEKHRKPGQKQGE, encoded by the coding sequence TTGTCACTTGGTCAGCGGATAAAAGTGAAGAGAAAAGAAAAGAAGCTCACACAGCTCGACGTGGCTCGTAAGTTAGGTATTGATAACACAACTGTTTCAAAGTGGGAATCAGATGTATATGAGCCAGACGCTGATAACCTGGCTAAGCTGGCCAACCTGCTCGAAGTGACAACTGACTACCTCCTAACCGGTCGAACGGATCCTGATAAAGAAACCGTCCAGGATCCAATTCCTCCAGAAGAACGCGAATTCCTCGAATGGGTCAAAAACAACCTCGAGGGTACTTTCTTCTATGACTTCTCCCGTGCACCTGAGGAGCAAAAGAGGGACATGATGAAAAGCCTGCGTATTATTTGGGAGCTTGAGAAACATCGAAAGCCTGGGCAGAAGCAGGGGGAATAA
- the pdxS gene encoding pyridoxal 5'-phosphate synthase lyase subunit PdxS has translation MVEVGTSRVKRGMAEMQKGGVIMDVVNAEQAKIAEQAGAVAVMALERVPADIRAMGGVARMADPTIIEEVMKAVSIPVMAKARIGHFVEAKVLEALGVDYIDESEVLTPADDKFHINKKEFTVPFVCGARDLGEALRRIAEGASMIRTKGEPGTGNIVEAVKHQRTMQAQIRKVASMSEDELVFEAKNLGAPYELLLEVKKLGRLPVVNFAAGGVATPADAALMMHLGSDGVFVGSGIFKSENPEKYARAIVQATTHYEDYELIAHLSKNLGLAMKGIELSTLSQNERMAERGW, from the coding sequence ATGGTTGAAGTAGGTACTTCCCGTGTGAAGCGTGGAATGGCAGAAATGCAAAAAGGCGGCGTCATCATGGATGTAGTGAACGCCGAACAAGCGAAAATCGCTGAACAGGCGGGCGCAGTGGCGGTCATGGCACTCGAACGTGTGCCTGCAGATATACGTGCTATGGGTGGAGTCGCTCGTATGGCGGATCCGACCATTATTGAAGAAGTGATGAAAGCTGTTTCCATCCCGGTGATGGCGAAGGCACGCATTGGACATTTTGTAGAGGCGAAAGTTCTTGAAGCGTTAGGTGTGGATTATATCGACGAATCGGAAGTGCTCACACCGGCTGATGACAAATTTCATATCAATAAAAAAGAGTTTACCGTTCCCTTCGTTTGCGGTGCACGCGACTTAGGCGAAGCGCTGCGTCGTATTGCGGAAGGTGCTTCGATGATCCGTACGAAAGGCGAACCGGGCACAGGTAACATCGTAGAAGCTGTTAAGCATCAACGTACGATGCAGGCACAGATTCGTAAAGTTGCTTCCATGTCGGAAGACGAACTTGTTTTCGAAGCGAAAAACCTGGGAGCTCCCTATGAATTGTTGCTCGAAGTGAAGAAATTGGGCCGCTTGCCTGTCGTGAATTTTGCCGCAGGTGGCGTGGCGACTCCTGCTGATGCCGCACTGATGATGCATCTCGGCTCCGATGGTGTATTCGTAGGTTCCGGTATCTTCAAATCGGAGAATCCTGAAAAATATGCACGTGCCATCGTACAAGCAACCACTCATTACGAGGATTACGAACTGATCGCTCACCTGTCCAAAAATCTTGGACTTGCCATGAAAGGGATCGAATTGTCCACCCTCTCTCAAAATGAACGAATGGCAGAACGCGGTTGGTAA
- the pdxT gene encoding pyridoxal 5'-phosphate synthase glutaminase subunit PdxT, which yields MKIGVLALQGAVAEHVKSLEKAGAEEVVTVKRRRDLEGLDGIVLPGGESTTIGKLMREYDLLEPIREMGQRGVPLFGTCAGLILLARRIHGQEDVHLGLMDVLVDRNSFGRQRESFEADLEIQGLEGGPYRSVFIRAPHIMEVGTGVDVLCKFQDRIVAARQGNLLGASFHPELTDDIRFHRYFLEMVRESRCIAK from the coding sequence ATGAAAATCGGTGTACTCGCTCTACAAGGAGCCGTAGCGGAACATGTGAAGAGTTTGGAAAAAGCGGGCGCCGAAGAAGTTGTGACCGTCAAGCGTCGGCGTGATTTGGAAGGCTTGGATGGGATCGTTCTTCCGGGTGGAGAAAGCACCACCATTGGAAAATTAATGAGAGAATATGATTTACTTGAACCGATTCGAGAAATGGGACAACGGGGGGTTCCCTTGTTTGGAACGTGTGCAGGTTTGATCTTGCTGGCCAGAAGGATTCATGGGCAAGAAGACGTACATCTTGGGCTAATGGATGTTCTGGTTGACCGCAATTCGTTCGGAAGACAAAGGGAAAGCTTTGAGGCGGATCTTGAGATTCAAGGATTGGAGGGCGGTCCATACCGGTCGGTGTTTATACGTGCTCCGCACATTATGGAAGTGGGCACGGGAGTGGATGTGCTCTGCAAGTTTCAAGATCGAATCGTAGCCGCGCGACAAGGCAATCTGTTAGGAGCTTCCTTCCATCCGGAATTAACGGATGATATACGTTTCCATCGATATTTTCTCGAAATGGTTCGTGAAAGTCGTTGCATCGCAAAATAA
- a CDS encoding helix-turn-helix domain-containing protein, with protein MARVLGISRGSAYELARRTDFPKLRVGRRIVIPRDAFLNWMNNQCYVG; from the coding sequence GTGGCGAGGGTCTTGGGGATTTCGAGAGGGAGTGCTTACGAGCTAGCCCGTAGAACAGATTTTCCGAAACTCAGGGTGGGCCGGCGGATCGTCATTCCACGCGACGCTTTTTTGAATTGGATGAATAACCAATGTTACGTGGGATAG
- a CDS encoding ImmA/IrrE family metallo-endopeptidase has product MLELEHYRPTALESAVVSFYKKKGITNPCDINLEVFAYDAGIWIHELPMPSTNYHFKHGYTIVLDNRLPYKQQRVELAHELGHILLHCGRQEFMTDDFRALQEWQADRFAMYALAPTFMIGNYLDYAYSREQLVSHLADVFNVPDVFMDTRLDLLEQRIRTLAAEAKLAEAIREASASYDYSFRHPLNHRIEYLVRDGQVIGRRRRAEI; this is encoded by the coding sequence ATGCTTGAATTAGAACATTACCGACCTACTGCTCTCGAATCAGCGGTTGTTTCCTTTTATAAAAAGAAAGGCATAACGAATCCTTGTGACATTAACTTGGAGGTCTTCGCATACGATGCTGGAATTTGGATTCACGAACTACCAATGCCCTCAACAAATTATCATTTCAAACACGGTTATACAATCGTCCTCGATAACCGATTACCATATAAACAACAACGCGTAGAACTGGCGCATGAGCTTGGACATATCTTGCTCCATTGTGGCCGGCAAGAATTTATGACCGACGATTTTCGCGCTCTCCAAGAGTGGCAAGCCGATCGATTCGCGATGTATGCGTTGGCTCCGACATTTATGATCGGAAACTACCTGGATTACGCGTACAGCCGTGAACAATTAGTCTCCCATCTCGCTGACGTCTTTAATGTTCCTGACGTCTTTATGGACACCCGCCTGGATCTGCTCGAGCAGCGCATTAGAACACTAGCTGCGGAAGCTAAATTAGCGGAAGCGATTCGTGAAGCTTCTGCATCTTACGACTATTCATTCCGACATCCGCTAAATCATCGCATTGAGTACCTCGTCCGCGATGGCCAAGTGATTGGCAGGCGTCGTAGAGCTGAAATATAG